Within Chelatococcus sp. HY11, the genomic segment TCGATGTCGATTGGTCTTGCCGGCGTCGCCGTCAGCCTGTTGCTCGGCCTCGTGCTGGGCGGGTTGTCCGGCTATTACGGCGGCTGGGTCGATACCGGGGTCCAGCGACTCATCGAACTCAAGCTGTCCCTCCCGACAATCCCCATCTGGCTGGGGTTGAGCGCCGCCCTGCCGCAGGACTGGGCGCCGCTGACCCGCTATTTCGCCATCACCCTGATCCTGTCGCTCGTCGGCTGGACGGAGCTGGCGCGTGTGGTGCGCGGGCGTTTCCTGGCCCTGCGGACGGAAGATTTCGTCGTCGCCGCGCGGCTCGACGGGGGCAGCAAGGCGCGCGTCATCTTCCGCCATATGATGCCGTCGATGGTCAGCCATATCATCGCCTCGGTCAGCCTCGCCATCCCGGTCATGATCATCGCCGAGACGTCCCTGTCGTTCCTCGGCCTCGGCCTCCTGCCGCCGACGATTTCCTGGGGCGTGCTTCTCAAAGAGGCGCAGAACGTGCGCAGCATCGCCCAGGCGCCCTGGCTGTTCGCGCCAGGCGTGGCCGTCTGCGTCGCGGTTCTCGCTCTCAATTTCCTCGGCGACGGCCTGCGTGACGCGGCCGATCCCTATGCGCAGGAGGGCCGCTGATGAGCGGGACCGCCGATCGTCTCCCCGGCTCGCCGAACGGCGCCGGAGGCTCGGGGCGTGAGCCACTGCCGGTTCTTGAGGTCAGGAACCTCGTCACCGAATTCGCCACGCGACGCGGCGTGTTCCGCGCGGTGGACGATGTGACATTGTCGCTCTATCCTGGCCGCACGCTGTGTGTCGTGGGGGAAAGCGGCTCCGGCAAGAGCGTGACGGCCCGGTCGATCCTTCAGATCGTCGATCCGCCCGGCAAGGTCGCCTCCGGGCAGGTTCTGCTGCACCGCCATCTCACGGCGCGGGGGCGCGGCGCCGAGAACACGGTGGATCTCGTCAGCCTCGATCCGCGCTCGTCGGCGATCCGCTCCATTCGCGGGCGCGACGTCGCGATGATCTTCCAGGAGCCGATGAGCTCATTGTCGCCGGTGCATCGCATCGGTGACCAGATCGGCGAGGTCATCCGCCTGCACGAGCATGTCTCGAAGAAGGAGGCGCGGGCGCGGACCATCGAACTCCTGCGCAAGGTCGAGATTCCCCGGCCGGAGGTGGCGATCGACCGCTATCCCTTCGAGTATTCCGGTGGGATGCGCCAGCGCGCGGTCATCGCCATGGCATTGGCCTGCAATCCGGCGGTTCTGATCGCCGATGAGCCGACCACGGCGCTCGACGTGACGATTCAGGCCGAGATTCTGGCGTTGATCCGCCAGCTCCAGCGCGACAGCGACATGGCCGTGATGTTCATCACCCATGACATGGGGGTCGTCGCCGAGATCGCCGACGACATCGCCGTGATGCGTTTCGGCAAGATGGTGGAGCGCGGCGACGTGTTCTCGATCTTCGAGAGGCCACAGCACGACTACACGCGCCATCTGCTCAATGCCGTGCGGGAACTCGACCGGCCATCGGAGCGGCGCCTCGCCATGCGGGCGAAGGCGGCGCCCGGCAAGCCGATCCTCGTCATGGCGGACATGCGCAAGGAGTTCCCTTTCGCCACCGGCTTTCTGGGGTTGAAGCACGATTCCATCGTCGCGGTGGCGGACGCGAGCCTTGAGCTGAAGGCCGGTGAAAACCTCGGCATCGTGGGCGAGTCCGGGTCGGGCAAGACGACGCTCGGCCGTTGCCTGCAGCGCGTTCATCCCGTCACATCAGGCCGCATTCTTTATACGGATCGCCACGGCAAGACGATCGATCTGGCGCCGCTGTCGGACAACCAGCTGAAGGAGCCCTGGCGCGACATTCGCATGGTGTTCCAGGATCCGTTCTCATCGCTCAATCCGCGCATGACCGTCGGGCAGATCATCGGCGAGCCGCTGCTCGTCAACGGCAGCTTGAGTGGCGCGGCTCTCAAGGCGCGCGTCGCGGAGCTTCTCGGGCTCGTCGGCCTGCCGGCCTCGGCGGCGGAGCGTTACCCCCATGCCTTCTCGGGCGGGCAGAGGCAGCGCATCTCGATTGCGAGGGCAATCGCGCCTGACCCGCGCATCATCATCGCCGACGAAGCGTCGTCGGCGCTCGATGTGAGCCTGAGGACCCAGATCCTCGATCTGATGCTCGACCTGCAGGAGCGGCTCGATCTCAGTTTCATCTTCATCAGCCACGATATCGCGGTGATCCGCTATTTCTGCGATCGCATCGCGGTCATGCACCGGGGCCGCATCGTCGAGACGGGCGAGACGGAGACGGTCTGCTCCAACCCCCAGCATGCCTACACGCAGTCCCTGCTCTCGGCTGTTCCGGTCGCCGACCCGCGCCGGCGCGGCATGACGCATCGCTTTCGCTATCGTGAACCGTAAAGTTGGATTAGTCGTCCCATGAAGATCACCGCCGTCAAAACCTATCTGATGCAAGTCGGCTCGCGCCCGACAACGACGAGTGCCTCGAAGGAGGGAGCAGCCCAGGACAGTGCGGGAAAAGATAGCGCGGGACTTGGGGCCGATGCCGACTTCCGCGGATCGCGCAACTGGCTATTCGTGAAGATCTTTACCGACGAGGGCATCACCGGCGTCGGCGAATGCTCCGGCTGGCCGCGCGTCATCGAAACGGCGGTCAAGGACTATGCCTCGATACTCGTGGGTGAGGAGGCCAGCGACATCGACCGGCTGTGGCATCGCCTCTACGTGGCCTCGATGGGCCACGGCGTGCTCGGCACGGTCGGTGGCGGTGCCCTGACCGGGATCGAGATGGCTTTGTGGGACATCAAGGGCAAGGCGCTCGGCCAGCCGGTCTGGAACCTGCTCGGGGGGCGCTTCCGCGATCGCATCCGCGTCTACGGCCATGCCAAGACACCGGAGCGCGCACGCGACCTGATGGCACGCGGATATACCGGCGTGAAGGTCGGCTTCACAGGCGCCGTTGATGTTGATTGCGTGGCGGCGGTGCGTGACGCCGTCGGCGCTGATGTAGACGTGATGGTCGACGCGCATGGCCCGTCCTGGATGACACCCCAGGACGCGATCATCGTCGGCCGCGCCCTCGAGCCGCTCGATCTTCTCTTCTACGAGGACCCGGTCGCACCCGAGAGCCTGGACGCGCTGGCGCGGGTGCGCGATTCCGTGGATATTCCGCTGGCCGCCGGCGAGCGTGTCAGCACGATCTGGGGCATTCGGCCCTACATCGAGCGTGATCTCGTCGATGTCATCCAGCCCGATACCGGCCGCGCCGGCGGCATCACGCAGATGCGCAAGATGGCGGCCATGGCGGAGGGACATTTCATCACCATGGCTCCCCATTCCGGTTCGCTCGGACCGGTGGCGGAATTCGCGGCGCTCCATGTCATGGCGACCATTCCCAACGCGTTGATGCTGGAGCGTGTCGAGTTCGACTGGCCGGGCCGCTACGAGGTGGTTACGCCGGTGCTGAAGGTCGTCGACGGACATCTGCCGGTGCCGACCGCCCCCGGCCTCGGCGTCGACATCGTCGAGGAGGAAGTGGCGCGCTATCCGAGCCGCCGCAACGTCGCCGACATGCCGCCCGAGGACGGCTGGGCCTATGAGACGGGCACGGTCGGCGAGAACGTCTATTTCCAGACGCGCCTGCGACGGCGGGCGAAGCTGACGCGCACGGGCGGGTGAGAGGGCTTTCGCCGCTTTGATCCTGCTCCCCGTTTCATCCCCGGCGGCCGGCAAAGCCGGCCGGGAAGGGGATCCAGCTGGCTGCGACGCCATCGGCCGCTTCTTACCTCTCCCGGTGGGGAGAGGTCGGGCGCGTAGCGACCGGGTGAGGGGCTTTTGACCCTGGAGCGCATACCCCTCATCCTGTCCTTCTCCCCGCCGGGGAGAAGGGACGCTCACGATGACGGGCCGCGTTCAATGAGCTGCCCCAACAGTCCCGCCTTTCAATC encodes:
- a CDS encoding ABC transporter permease; amino-acid sequence: MSVVADPHIDPNADPRAIAGEDSASQWRLIWGTFRRHRLAMTGAVVVIAFYLVALFTEFLAPFDPDAPSSRDVYHPPQMIHLFDTTADGSWTFRPHVNGMKLSRDRFTLKTTFAPDPDKKIYLTLFGNGSPYKLWGLIPMEKRLIAAVTPGERFYLLGADRLGRDMLSRIIAGTRVSMSIGLAGVAVSLLLGLVLGGLSGYYGGWVDTGVQRLIELKLSLPTIPIWLGLSAALPQDWAPLTRYFAITLILSLVGWTELARVVRGRFLALRTEDFVVAARLDGGSKARVIFRHMMPSMVSHIIASVSLAIPVMIIAETSLSFLGLGLLPPTISWGVLLKEAQNVRSIAQAPWLFAPGVAVCVAVLALNFLGDGLRDAADPYAQEGR
- a CDS encoding ABC transporter ATP-binding protein, with the translated sequence MSGTADRLPGSPNGAGGSGREPLPVLEVRNLVTEFATRRGVFRAVDDVTLSLYPGRTLCVVGESGSGKSVTARSILQIVDPPGKVASGQVLLHRHLTARGRGAENTVDLVSLDPRSSAIRSIRGRDVAMIFQEPMSSLSPVHRIGDQIGEVIRLHEHVSKKEARARTIELLRKVEIPRPEVAIDRYPFEYSGGMRQRAVIAMALACNPAVLIADEPTTALDVTIQAEILALIRQLQRDSDMAVMFITHDMGVVAEIADDIAVMRFGKMVERGDVFSIFERPQHDYTRHLLNAVRELDRPSERRLAMRAKAAPGKPILVMADMRKEFPFATGFLGLKHDSIVAVADASLELKAGENLGIVGESGSGKTTLGRCLQRVHPVTSGRILYTDRHGKTIDLAPLSDNQLKEPWRDIRMVFQDPFSSLNPRMTVGQIIGEPLLVNGSLSGAALKARVAELLGLVGLPASAAERYPHAFSGGQRQRISIARAIAPDPRIIIADEASSALDVSLRTQILDLMLDLQERLDLSFIFISHDIAVIRYFCDRIAVMHRGRIVETGETETVCSNPQHAYTQSLLSAVPVADPRRRGMTHRFRYREP
- a CDS encoding mandelate racemase/muconate lactonizing enzyme family protein, giving the protein MKITAVKTYLMQVGSRPTTTSASKEGAAQDSAGKDSAGLGADADFRGSRNWLFVKIFTDEGITGVGECSGWPRVIETAVKDYASILVGEEASDIDRLWHRLYVASMGHGVLGTVGGGALTGIEMALWDIKGKALGQPVWNLLGGRFRDRIRVYGHAKTPERARDLMARGYTGVKVGFTGAVDVDCVAAVRDAVGADVDVMVDAHGPSWMTPQDAIIVGRALEPLDLLFYEDPVAPESLDALARVRDSVDIPLAAGERVSTIWGIRPYIERDLVDVIQPDTGRAGGITQMRKMAAMAEGHFITMAPHSGSLGPVAEFAALHVMATIPNALMLERVEFDWPGRYEVVTPVLKVVDGHLPVPTAPGLGVDIVEEEVARYPSRRNVADMPPEDGWAYETGTVGENVYFQTRLRRRAKLTRTGG